Proteins encoded within one genomic window of Methanomassiliicoccales archaeon:
- a CDS encoding DUF126 domain-containing protein — MKGRSISAGEGEGKAVILTEAFSFLGGVDSKTGELTVATGKAGTSISRKVFIFPKGRGSTVGSYTILDLKKHGNQPSAIINEKAETIVATGAVMAGVPMVDSLDISLFRDGDDVFVDGDTGMVSIAGVKESEVTTSILQCKERILILKRSDKVGTNQGKWAGVSGYIEPGESPEQTAPREIREELSINDFVMRAKADPIIIREPGHIWTIYPFLFETESQDVTTDWEHTDHKWVRPEEVRDYDVVPGFLKLLNDLKLV, encoded by the coding sequence ATGAAGGGGCGTTCCATATCGGCTGGGGAAGGTGAGGGAAAGGCTGTGATCCTCACGGAGGCTTTCAGCTTCCTCGGCGGGGTCGATTCCAAGACCGGTGAACTTACCGTGGCGACAGGAAAGGCAGGTACATCGATCAGCCGGAAGGTCTTCATCTTTCCCAAGGGAAGGGGGAGCACGGTCGGGTCCTATACCATCCTCGACCTGAAGAAGCACGGTAATCAGCCATCGGCCATTATCAATGAGAAGGCGGAAACGATCGTCGCCACCGGAGCGGTCATGGCGGGCGTTCCCATGGTCGATTCCTTGGACATATCGTTGTTCCGTGATGGTGACGATGTTTTCGTGGATGGCGACACGGGTATGGTCAGTATAGCCGGTGTCAAAGAAAGCGAGGTCACCACCAGCATACTGCAATGCAAAGAGAGGATCCTCATCTTGAAGCGCAGCGACAAGGTAGGGACCAACCAAGGCAAGTGGGCCGGTGTGAGCGGTTATATCGAGCCGGGGGAAAGTCCGGAACAGACCGCTCCGAGAGAGATCCGAGAGGAACTCTCGATCAACGACTTCGTAATGAGGGCGAAGGCAGACCCGATCATCATCAGGGAACCTGGCCACATTTGGACCATCTATCCTTTCCTGTTCGAGACCGAGAGCCAGGATGTGACCACCGATTGGGAACATACCGACCACAAATGGGTGAGGCCGGAAGAGGTCAGGGATTACGACGTCGTCCCCGGATTCCTGAAGCTGCTGAACGACCTCAAGCTGGTTTGA